attttacattgaattatataaggaaaacttcaaACGAAAGTCTTCTTCTCTTGACCGCTAATAGGAATTTGTCCAAACTCAAAAAGAATGATCCCTGGGTGGTCCCCTAGCAGAATTGTTCAAATGGTTCTGACTGGTTGCATaagtaggtcacggggtcaaagaTTAGGTTttcaaaattcaattttaaaaaatcttcttgtctgaaaCTACAAGTCCCAGAGCTTTCATATTAATTCGATGTATAACATCATCTAGAGGTCCTCTACCAATATTTGGTGGACAACATTAGTGGTCCTCTGTAAATGGCtccactgtgacctttgaccttttcctaaggtgagcgacccagggccctttgggccctattgttaatatttatgtgGATACATTGCAGTGCTCATGCTGTCTGTTGACATTGTCACCATTTgcgataattttataaaaaaaatatttaagaattggTGGCCGCTACtgacaatctggagaacatgctggaggcccagactacagacaatctgaaGAACATgaaggaggcccagactacagacaatctggacaacacgctggaggcccagactacagataatctggagaacatgctggaggcccagactacagacaatctggagaacatgcaggaggcccagactacagataatctggacgaaatgctggaggcccagactacagataatctggagaacatgcaggaggcccagactacagacaatctggagaacacactggaggcccagactacagacaatctggagaacatgctggaggcagaggctacagacaatctggagaacatgcaggaggcccagactacagataatctggacgaaatgctggaggcccagactacagataatctggagaacatgcaggaggcccagactacagacaatctggacaacacactggaggcccagactacagacaatctggagaacatgctggaggcagaggctacagacaatctggagaacatgcaggaggcccagactacagataatctggacgaaatgctggaagcccagactacagataatctggagaacatgaaggaggcccagactacagataatctggagaacatgctggagggCCAGACTACAGATAttctggagaacatgctggagacccagactacagataatctggagaacatgctggaggcccagactacagacaatctggagaacatacaggaggcccagactacagataatctggagaacCCGCTGGAGACCCAGACTACAtataatctggagaacatgctggaggcccagactacagacaatctggagaacatgctggaggcccagactacagacaatctggagttaattctggaggcccagactacagacaatctggaaaACGTGCGGGATGCCCAGACTatagacaatctggagaacatgctggagacccagactacagacaatctggagaacatgctggagatccagactacagacaatctggacgaaatgctggagatccagactacagacaatctggacgaAATGCTGGAGGTCCAGACTaaagacaatctggagaacacgCTGGAGGctcagactacagacaatctggagaacatactggaggcccagactacagacaatctggacgaaatgctggaggcccagactacagataatctggagaacatgctggaggcccagactacagataatctgggcaacatgctggaggcccagactacagataatctgggcAACATGCTGAAGACACAAATTATGACTGAGGAGCAGGTACACCCCAGCAAGATACAGGACCAGATCTCCGGTAATAATGTAAGTGTGCAGTTAAGTTAGCCGTGTACTGCAaaaaatacctttttatatatataaacagcatTGTCATAGGTCTACATACATATATAGGCTCAGGGATCATTTTGAGGCGCGATTTCCGCGATATCTTGCACAAAAATGACAGATCTCGCACACAAATTGACTTAATGAGAGAAAATCTCGCACTCAAATCTGCAGCAGTAAAAATTGTAGATTCGCGTCCGAAAAGCAATCGTACCAAGTCATAGACTGATTCAGCAAAACAAGCAACGCTCCTGAAATGTTTCCATTTAACGAACGACTATCGTGTATCGCTTATTCTGGTTTTGGTTGTAGCTTTCCGGAAATGACAAAGAAATGCGTGCGCACATCACCCACCTTTGCAGATCATTGACTTGAAGCGTGCTTGTAACAACGTCGTTCATTGATCAAGAGAGGCTATTTATGTCAACTTCCGGTTGAGGAATACCCTGTCACGTGACTGTGTATTGCGCAACCAAACATCAGGGAATTCccttatttttaattatgatgtACACAATCACTTGACGGTGATACCGAAAATAAAGTCGATAAATACACGCAGACGATGGGTTCAACCAAAATATTAGATAGCATGATACAGAACGGTAACATTCGTTTGATTGACTATTTAAGTGATAGGAATACCTATATTGATGATGGTTAGGTTGAATCATGcacacatttatttgaaacaaggTCAAGtctttatttgattatgtttcTTATTGATAGTGAGTTTTCTTATCATATTCATAGTGCCTGCGAAGCTATATGAAgtctaattttgtaaatatgtgtgtGTAGTACTGTAATTTGTAACAGTTTATGTACAACATCGTgattattttcacacattttaattcattaatcaaATTGTGTGTTCATTATCTGTCTTCTGATATATGGTAAAGATGAGTAAAATGTTTCCCCGAAAAAAACTTTACCACTCACTTTTTTTCTCCAATACAACAAGCCCAACGTCTTCCCCAAAATCAGCTTATTAACAAactgttcttttatttttatagaatatattcaaataatgaaatTGTATGGTTTTCATAAAATCTCTCATCAACATTTAAAATCTCTCACCAAAATTTGACAAATGAGAGAAATACTCTCACTGAAAACTTGGGCCAAAATGGTCCCTGTAGGCTACTTAAATTATTCATTAGCCTGGCCCTGATGAGCTTGTATacaacatgtatttcattattaTGCATGCTGATCAGGACGAACATATCAGAAAGCATTTGCATTTGGTGCTGTTGTCAAGATTAAAGCAAGTTCATGTAATACAAATTGttattaatgtacatatatagGAGGTGAACTCCtattaaatgaataaaagagCTTATTAGTCACTttttaaacacagttttattGCCAAATATtcaacttaatgcatgtgcgcgtGTGTGTTCGAACTTTTGTGGCcatcataaaaaaaaactgttatttacgTTGTAATttccattatattatttattcttaaatttttGTCGAAAGCTTGTTGACAGCCTGCATTTGTACAAAATTAAATCTGACAGAGTAAGTGTAAGATCTAAATGAACAAATCCCAGATAAATACGCAGTTTTGCCCATTTTAGGCCCTGATGAAGGAGATGGCTGTGCGACTTACCAGCCTTAAGTCTATACAGACAGCTGCAGAGGAGCTGATCAAACAAGCCACTGATTTGCAGGATGGTGATGCGAAAGGTTGGTGCCAGGTTTTTAACTTGTGATACAGTGTTGCAAATGTAGCTAGACATGAGGATAGAGACAGGGAGTTTCTACATGTGTACTTGTATAACCTGCAATCTATAACTAATCAATCAGAAATATCTGCAAATTGATATGGTCTATGTCACGCATCAAAACTAACATTGTGGACGATGAGATCAAGGTGGATCATGATCAGTTTGTGCATCTACATTGTTGGGTCAGAGTCCACATTTGTCACTATTAGGTCATTGATGCCTATCAGATGTCTAATGAAGCATTTCAGAGACTTCCAGAGAATGGTGTGGGCCCTTATAAGTAACCAGACTGTATggatgcacaggctgatcttggtcAACACTAGTCGCTGAAGCAATGTTGGTTTTATCAAAACTTGCCTTATATAAATATGAATCCAACAGGTTGCCCTTATCACATTGCACATCACAATTATTGGGCTAATGCTTATTGCAGATATTCCTCATGGCACCAACAAGTTCTGGGATGAACTGCAACAGTTGACACATACGCTGAAGCACATGTCTGACAGGCTTGGCAATCAGGAGCCCACGGTGGAGCCCACGGTGGAGCCCAGCCTCATCCGGGAACAGCAGGAAACACTAGAGGTGAGTGTCCAGTGCTGGCACTGTAGActcatatatttttgtgttggtTTAATTTACATGCTCCGATAATTGCACACATTTAAAACCAGAGCTAACATTTAACCTGCgctttgtattttttatgtggTAAAGGTAAGTGTCTGTGTATGCATGCGTCCTGTAAAAGTTTGTCCAGAGCATATCTGCAAAAATATTAACATGATTCAAGTCAAACTTGGAGTATAAGTAGTTGGTAATTAGAAGGTGAGCACCTGGCCTTTCATGTTTCAGTAAAATGATCCTTTGGCAGGGGAAATGGGTGTTTGtgacctttttatgcccccggtagggtggcatatagtgatcgcactgtccgtctgtctgtccttccgtcacactttgcgtttaggtttcgaaaaatgctcataacttctatgtcccttgagatataaccttcatatttggtatgcatgtgtatatggacaaggcctttccatgcgcacaaaaattttgacccctgtgaccttgaccttgaagtaagggtctgcgtttaggtttcaaaatctgcgtttaggtttcgaaaaatgctcataacttctatgtcccttgagatataaccttcatatttggtatgcatgtgtatatggacaaggcctttccatacgcacaaaaattttgacccctgtgaccttgaccttgaagtaagggtctgcgtttaggtttcaaaatctgcgtttaggtttcgaaaaatgctcataacttctatgtcccttgagatataaccttcatattttgtatgcatgtgtatatggacaaggcttttctatgtgcacaaaaattttgacccctgtgaccttgaccttgatgtaagggtctgcgtttaggtttcaaaacctgcgattaggtttcgaaaaatgctcattacttctatgtcccttgagttataaccttcatatttggtatgcatgtgtatatggacaaggcctttccatacggacacaaattttgacccctgtgaccttgaccttgaagtaagggtctgcgtttaggtttcaaaatctgcgtttaggtttcgaaaaatgctcataacttctatgtcccttgagatataaccttcatatttggtatgcatgtgtatatggacaaggcctttccatgcgcaaaTTTTttttgacctctgtgaccttgaccttgaagtaagggtctgcgtttaggtttcaaaatctgcgtttaggtttcgaaaaatgctcataacttctatgtcccttgagatataaccttcatatttggtatgcatgtgtatatggacaaggcctttccatacgcacacaaattttgaccgtctgtctgtctgtgtgtctgtccaaaaactttaacattggtcataacttttgcaatattgaagatagcaacttgatatttggcatgcatgtgtatctcatgaagctgcacattttgagtggtgaaagttcaaggtaatccttcaaggtcaaatgtaaaaaaaataaataaaaaaaatccatgtgcatctcatggagctgcacacattttgagtggtgaaaggtcaaggtcatccttcaaggtcaaaggtctttttttttttttttttccaaagtggcgcagtagggggcattgtgtttctgacaaacacatctcttgtgatACCTGATATGCTGTAAACATTGATAGCTTACAGCCAACATGCATGTAATGACTGTGCATGTATACTGGAGTTTATATCataataatcgtttttttttatgCTAACCAAGATATATTGAAATTTGTATGGTAAAGACATTCTTGAAATATGAAGTCTTACTAACCCTAAATAAGTTTCAGATATTATTATTCAAGAagtaactaaataaaataaaaacaaaatattcttGCCCCAGAATTTAGTGTTATATGGTGCATTATTATTTGAGCTCACACCTTCattgtattaattaatatttccCATGGCGATGCATCTTAATGATTATATACCTCTTTTTGTATTGACTATCCTAATCAGATCTCCAGTGATGAAGAAGTGATCAATGTTGATAacaatgatgaagatgatgatgaggtGATAGTGAGGAAATCGCAGCTCAAGAAAAAAGGAAGAAGGAAACCTAAACTGTTTGATTTAGGTACGCTgcagtttataattaaaatgttatagtAGATTACTAGATGTTTTACATATaaattatgcccccttcaaagaagcgAGGATATATGTCTTTTGCTGCTAGCATTTGTCTGTCGGTCAGACCAAGACCTCTGGTTTGTGCACAATATCTAGAGAATGCTTCGAACTGCAACCATGCAAACTTGGTATGATGGTTACTTGGGAGAAAAGGAAGACgtctatcaattttgaggtcaccaggtcaaggtcacagggggtTTGTCACTGTTAATCTGTTCTCCGCTAGATATCTTGAGAATTCTTTGACCTAAGAACATGAAAAttggtatatttattttgaggtgaATGTGAAGGTCAAAGCGGTCTTCTATTACAGGTAATTTGTGTATAGTGCTAGTTTATTATCTTGATCTGGGATCATGCAAATTGTAACAGTGGTTACATGGAAGGAAAAGAAGACAGCATTTTgtttttgaggtcaaaggtaaaaggtAAAAGGAGTGTATCTAGATTTCTAGATGACATCCTAgcgaatgctttgacctacaatTATCTTAATTGGTATGCTGGTTACATGGGTGAAAAAGTGATATTTTGACATCAACATGTCAAAGGTCAACATCAAAAGGGCTGTTAACAGGAAATTTGTTTCCACACAATAACTTCAGAATGATTTGACCTATGattatgcaaattaatgtcatGGTTACTTTGGTGGAAAGTATGATACCTATTAAAttgaggtcatcaggtcaaaggtcaaagttataGATGCTTTAATCATGAAATTGGTTTCCGCACAatacaaacatctcttgttaatgATTGAATATCACTACTCAAGTAGCTATGAGCAGTTAAGAAATCTTcatctatttataaaaaaaaatgagttacCAGTGTTTTGTGACATGATTTAAAGTATTTCTGTTTCAATGAAATTCAATACATGCAGAGCATCATGGTAGGAAACAAGTAATAGAAATAAGATCTATGTATTTATAGAATGGTATTTCTCCTTTTAGATGAGGATGAAGATCCAATTCCAAAGGAGAAGAAGAGAAGGAAATCCAGAAAGATTGTCCATGTAGGGGGGTCAGGTAGGTTTGGTTGGAAGGAGAAAGATTGTCCACATTGGGGGGTAGTGGGATTTAGTTAAATTGGATGGAAGGAGAAAGATTGTCCACATTGGGGGGGTAGTGGGATTTAGTTAGGTTTGGATGGAAGGAGAAAGATTGTCCACTTGGGGGTAGTGGGATTTAGTTAGGGTTGGATGGAGAGAAAGATTGTCCACATTGGGGGGGGGTAGTGGGATTTAGTTAGGTTTGGATGGAAGGAGAAAGATTGTCCACATTGGGGGGTAGTGGGATTTAGTTAGGTTTGGACGGAAGGAAAGATTGTCCACATGGGGGGTAGTGGGATTAAGTTAGGTTTGGATGGAAGGAGAAAGATTGTCCACATTGGGGGTGGTGGGATTTAGTTTAGGTTTGGATGGCAGGAGAAAGATTGTCCAAATTCGGGTGGTAGTGGGATTAAGTTAGGTTTGGTTGGAAGAAGGAAGATTGTCCACATTGGGGGTCAGGTATGTCAGCATAGTTAAAGACATGATGGGCTTGTCACAAGATTGTTCTTTCGGTATTGTGTAAAATCTTTTCTTTTCCCTATTGTTAATTTCCCAAAAAGACAAAGTCGCATCAattgtaatttttcaattgtttatgtttaaaatgccATTTTTATGATTTTCCACATGAAAAATGTACATGCGCTGTCAAACTAGCATTAGAGGAATCAAGCTGCCCGAGAGCATTGTTCACTTGCCATGGGGAGCGGCTGAGAATGTTACACCCCTGCTACCAAAGTGACACTGCCACCTTGATTTCAATAAGAAATGAGAAAACGAACTGCTTTTTTATGTACAGATGGTTACGCAGAAGAAGATGTTCTGGAGCCGACACCTAAGAAAACGTTTATGGACAAGTTCTTGGCAAGCAGGAGCCCTGGAAAAGACACAAATGCAGCATCCCAACCAGAGCCTGCCAAGAAGGTTTGGACAGCCAAAAAACTGACTGAAGCGAACCGACCGTCTCTGTTNNNNNNNNNNNNNNNNNNNNNNNNNNNNNNNNNNNNNNNNNNNNNNNNNNNNNNNNNNNNNNNNNNNNNNNNNNNNNNNNNNNNNNNNNNNNNNNNNNNNCAAAACTATCCCAATTCAAAAACTCCAAACGATTGGAAAATCAGTTCTCTAAAATCACGCCCACAAAGATCTAAAACCCTATCAGACAAGTTATCAGGGCAATAATCCATATCTATCGGCTAATCAAGTTGCAGATCTTTCGACAATCATCACATAAACCAATTCATAGACTCCGTCCAACAAAATAATCAACAAATGTTGTAATTAGGCTTGTCACATGCAGCAATAACAGCtcattatttttactaaacaaaatgattcttgtcataaatgtgttGTATACAATGCCTGTGTTATTGTCGCCATTGTGTATAACACTGTCACATTAAATATCCAACCTTCACCTCTTCCAAACCTACAAGGGTAACATGCTCACCAACGCCTATGACAGTCTCCTTCAGCATTGTGAAAATAACATGGTCACACATCTAGAAACATTCCTCATTTCTCACTCGGTAAACATGTTTGTAAATCCTTTCACAATAACATACAGCTCTTAGAGCTGCTATTCCGGCCCTTCATGACTTTGATTTTTAGTTTCatgaaattacattaattaatgttcTTTTAAACATTTGTGATAATTAAGATACACGAAATGTCTTAAAATaagtgaatataaaatatatgttctgttattaaaattattttcaagtcgtattttaaataatacatgaaataaatgatctAAATAACATATAAGATACTTTGAATAAAGGCAAGTTCATAATCattcttttaataatattttttttcaatatactgaaatttcttttaaaaataattatatattattaaagtagaATTTTACCGTATAGTATAATATAATACTATCTCGTTACTCAACATTGATATTGTAAATATCCTCGCCAATTGAATTGAAAAGGAATTTTAATATGCCCTATTACATACCCCTTTCCATACAAAAGAATAATATGCATTTTAGTGCAGTGCATTTGAACATTATTCCAAGCGtggttaatattgtttttaatgtgttgatGGTTTTCAATGGGTTGTTACGGTTACATAATTAACGCAATATAATTATTCTCAACACCTTTCTCAAACAATACAACATGTACCTAAAATGCACCTTTCTTATGTTGGCCACTGTCAAAGTAACCGATGATAATTGCGATCTTTAAATGACATAGTCACGCTTCATGTCAAAAGACATTAATTTTCACATGTTAAACGGTTTCTCCGATGGGTGAAGCAAATTGTGGAACATGTTGTTTGATGCTCTAAATTGGTTGGTAATTTAGAAATAACTTATATATTATGCAGATACTCCCCGTATCATCATACACGGGTCCCGTAAACCAAGATCCACGGcatatttctttcaaattatcTTTCACTGTCTCATCAAATTTCGTAATTGCCTGTTTGTTTCGTTTGTTTCCCATAACTGCAgttaaatgaatgaatgacagaggCTTAATCACAAACAGTATTCTTTCTCATAGCCGTTAATCTGTTTAATAAGGGGCAATAAATCGCACAACTGTATCAATGCGCTGATTACCCCGTAGGCGCCCCTCTTACTGAGTGACTGCGATTCCCAATATGGCAGCGCGGCGAAAACAAAAGTAGAAACGTGCGATGCGTTGAAACAAACGGCGCTTTATACAATATCTACTTATCATATCTGCATAAAAATGGTATCAATATGCAGATAACAAAGTtgtcttttaatataatttaaaaacaaaaaaatgcattttatagcCTTCAAATATAGTTAGACGCCTTAAGTAGATATAAgaatttgcattttcttttaatatttcaggATCAAAAAAACGATGGTCGAAAGAGGAGGAGAGTGCTCTACGGGAAGCCTTTGACATTCagataaaaatgcagaaaaacgtTTCAACAATGGAGATCAGGAAAGCACAGAAGTGTTATCCTGTGTTGCAAGACAGATCAGAAGCTGTTATTcggacaaaaataaacaacatcaaattaggaaaatacaaaaaaatatgaacTGAATTCAACCACTGCTAGATAagggtaatttaaaaaaaaataaagccatTGGTTTACAGTTGTATGATCATGAACATTTCTTGTGTCAGAATGCCGAAATTGATGAGTGAATTGGACTTTGCAAAGACATgtgtttttgaaattataaatgacTTTCACTGTTTAGTTTTCGCAGTGACCTTTGGAGGAAATTgcttttccaatcaataactggAGAACCGTTGGGCCAAGCTttgtgaaacttaataggaaggtttgtttttttgttgacctCTATTGTTtttaggtgactaggtcaaaggtcaaagtgaccttgtaTGTTCAAACACTGTGAAAGAGTTGGGCCTAAGTTAAAGAAACATAGTGTAGTTGGCTGTGACCAGTAGATGGCACCTATgaattattcaaataatatattttggtcAAAACCAACACAAGACAAAAATGGAGTGTAGACGAAGTTGCTGAAATAAAGGAGTATTTTAAGACTTATTTGGATTCTGGCATAACACCTAGAAACAAAGAAGTACAGTTGGCCATGGCAAAAAGCAGGAAGAACAACGGCATTCTTTGGATGAGAAAAGCACATCTCATTATTAAGAAGATCAGCAACTTGAACAAAGACAAACGAAAAATGTCTGTTATCCATTGTTTCCATTCATAGGGTATCAACATTTACTGTGTTTTTATGCCCATCCGTGTCAGTGaaacatttttagtttcaaatttgaaatacaaGCCACTTGAAGCATAGAAGGCTTAAGAAAAACAGCCATATGGACTAGCTTATATCCAGAtttgttacacatttttttttatgctTTTAATTTCTATAACATTTTAGTGTGCACTTAATTTTACTGTTTATGTATTGTCATTTGATATTGAGACATATTGGAAATTATAAACTTATTGTGAAAGGTAGACCTATCAGAAATTACACTATTTATGATAACATACAAAACACGCAATAATGCTTAAAAACAATAATCCTTTAacgaattaatttatataatttaagataatttaaactttatatatagagaaaaatgggTTAGTGTTGTTGACAACAACCGAATAAGTTAAGTTTTTGATGTTATTTACCAAATTTTTCAAttgcttaaatataatttattgtataatattcatttaaagtGACAAATCGTTTGATTCTTTCTTATAGCTGAACCTATGGTTCTGCAGTCAAGCACTGTTCCACTTAGCCATAGAGGATTGATTGAAATAGATTAAGAGTTAACACATTTATATTACTgataaaaaaaatgctcaaaatgtaaacaaacatgatATAAAAGCAGGcagctttttttctttaaaaaatataatttattgtataatattcatttaaagtGACAAATCGTTTGATTCTTTCTTATAGCTGAACCTATGGTTCTGCAGTCAAGCACTGTTCCACTTAACCAGGGAGGATTGATTGAAATAGATTAAGAgttgacacatttatattactgataaaaaaatgctcaaaatgtaaacaaaaatgatataaaagaagacagtttttttttattcatttttttttttttttttttttcaaattattt
This is a stretch of genomic DNA from Dreissena polymorpha isolate Duluth1 chromosome 7, UMN_Dpol_1.0, whole genome shotgun sequence. It encodes these proteins:
- the LOC127839483 gene encoding uncharacterized protein PF3D7_1120600-like; this encodes MMYFKEMRPRRKKQENVAADCIDSGEDLKDFVIEHIPPKGLGVRTTINRTKGDFLMIYSGELITEREGEEREEREPSVFRYFFQYKRKGWCMDATSELDVGPRLGRLVNHGGKGRNCVMKTLEFNKRPYLCLFAAKDIPQGEELLYDYGIKDLPWERKADTELVAATDNLENMLEAQTTDNLKNMKEAQTTDNLDNTLEAQTTDNLENMLEAQTTDNLENMQEAQTTDNLDEMLEAQTTDNLENMQEAQTTDNLENTLEAQTTDNLENMLEAEATDNLENMQEAQTTDNLDEMLEAQTTDNLENMQEAQTTDNLDNTLEAQTTDNLENMLEAEATDNLENMQEAQTTDNLDEMLEAQTTDNLENMKEAQTTDNLENMLEGQTTDILENMLETQTTDNLENMLEAQTTDNLENIQEAQTTDNLENPLETQTTYNLENMLEAQTTDNLENMLEAQTTDNLELILEAQTTDNLENVRDAQTIDNLENMLETQTTDNLENMLEIQTTDNLDEMLEIQTTDNLDEMLEVQTKDNLENTLEAQTTDNLENILEAQTTDNLDEMLEAQTTDNLENMLEAQTTDNLGNMLEAQTTDNLGNMLKTQIMTEEQVHPSKIQDQISGNNALMKEMAVRLTSLKSIQTAAEELIKQATDLQDGDAKDIPHGTNKFWDELQQLTHTLKHMSDRLGNQEPTVEPTVEPSLIREQQETLEISSDEEVINVDNNDEDDDEVIVRKSQLKKKGRRKPKLFDLGTLQFIIKML